The following proteins come from a genomic window of Sphaerisporangium rubeum:
- a CDS encoding phytanoyl-CoA dioxygenase family protein, translating into MLDDAQLREYHDAGFLVVPDVLTPRDLAGLRDEVERLYRADHPGRVLEKDGTTIRGVHGCHQVSEVFSRLVRLPALLMPAEQLLASKVYVHQSKVNAKRALAGDVWPWHQDYIFWEREDGMPAPLVTNVALLLDDATPYNGPLLFLPGSHHMGTLPTERRGAAGGEESWKSNLAADLDYALTAGQLASMVARFGMRAATGSAGSMVLFDPRLVHGSGTNMSPYDRQLLIITYNSVDNVPDEPSRRPEFLSASDTTPLAPLVGGLWS; encoded by the coding sequence GTGCTCGATGACGCACAGCTCCGCGAATACCACGACGCCGGTTTCCTCGTCGTACCGGACGTGCTGACGCCGCGCGACCTCGCCGGCCTCCGGGACGAGGTCGAGCGCCTCTACCGCGCCGACCACCCCGGCCGGGTCCTGGAGAAGGACGGCACGACGATCCGCGGCGTCCACGGCTGCCACCAGGTGAGCGAGGTGTTCTCCCGCCTGGTCCGCCTGCCGGCCCTGCTCATGCCGGCCGAGCAACTGCTGGCGAGCAAGGTCTACGTGCACCAGAGCAAGGTCAACGCCAAACGCGCGCTGGCCGGCGACGTGTGGCCCTGGCACCAGGACTACATCTTCTGGGAACGGGAGGACGGCATGCCGGCGCCGCTCGTCACCAACGTCGCACTCCTGCTCGACGACGCGACCCCCTACAACGGCCCTCTGCTGTTCCTCCCCGGCTCGCACCACATGGGCACCCTCCCCACCGAGCGGCGCGGCGCCGCCGGCGGCGAGGAGAGCTGGAAGTCCAACCTCGCGGCCGACCTCGACTACGCGCTGACCGCCGGCCAGCTCGCCTCGATGGTCGCGAGGTTCGGCATGCGGGCCGCGACCGGCAGCGCAGGCAGCATGGTGCTGTTCGACCCCCGCCTGGTCCACGGCTCAGGCACCAACATGTCGCCGTACGACCGGCAACTGCTCATCATCACCTACAACAGTGTGGACAACGTCCCCGACGAGCCGAGCCGCCGTCCGGAGTTCCTGTCCGCCTCCGACACCACCCCGCTGGCGCCGCTCGTCGGAGGCCTGTGGTCGTGA
- a CDS encoding amino acid adenylation domain-containing protein gives MTCSRFSAEPAPVSLLPAAGGPPLLAPGDGETTMPPECVGPVVIPPDLVRKLSALASQAGADDFAPLRICAEVLARRLSRPGTTRRVQVLQEAREAVAPAAPVDLTDDFRAALRRAAREETPDAATRHRVDVTIVVAKDNRCLYAETMTSAADAPTAECWARSYLRLLTCLAGDPGRPMAEHPLVDDAERERILRGLNVYAVPEVRHSTMTGPFEEQVRRTPGAVALLDAHGTTVTYRELNERANRLARFLIGQGAGPGSRVGICMERGIAQVVAIYAAVKTGATYVPLEAELPDARLAYMLADVAPGQVLTDRVCRDRVPGGAWRVVDVEDHGPWRDLPASDPAVDGGPGGLLNILYTSGTTGRPKGVAYPTAGGLAHLAWMQSRYPFGPGDRALFKTSPGFDVSIWELFWPLYHGASLVICPPGEHRDPRRLARLVEDHHVSTIFLPPTVMAPFLDQVSPDRAGALRWAMCGGEPVTPRVRDTFHVTLPSARLINCYGPTEAGNVTDMVLPAEPGVPVVPLGRPAANFRVTLLDENLDLVPVGMPGEAYIGGEVGLAQAYWRAPGRTAERFVADPCGPPGARMYRTGDLCRYRDDGVLEHLGRIDRQIKIRGLRVEPGEIESVLTSHPSVADCAVVAHGTPVRLLAFVVPAGVEGLDVEAIAAHAARDLAEHMRPERVVPVPRIPATVNGKVDKDALLDALAAADDDDRPMVPPADELEAAVADIYRRVLDVGPVSMLDTFAALGGHSLLAFKLLDECLERLHVRPDVADLLAGSVRDVAASVRAARSGPAEPGDTASAG, from the coding sequence GTGACCTGCAGCCGCTTCTCGGCCGAACCGGCACCGGTGTCCCTTCTCCCGGCGGCCGGGGGGCCGCCGCTCCTCGCGCCGGGGGACGGTGAGACGACGATGCCGCCGGAATGCGTCGGCCCCGTCGTGATTCCCCCCGATCTGGTGCGGAAGCTGTCCGCGCTGGCGTCGCAGGCGGGGGCCGACGATTTCGCGCCGCTGCGGATCTGCGCCGAGGTGCTCGCGCGGCGGCTGTCCCGGCCGGGGACGACCCGCCGGGTCCAGGTGCTGCAGGAGGCGCGCGAGGCGGTCGCGCCGGCCGCGCCGGTCGATCTGACCGATGACTTCCGCGCCGCGCTCCGCCGCGCCGCGCGCGAGGAGACGCCGGACGCGGCCACCCGCCACCGGGTCGACGTCACCATCGTGGTCGCCAAGGACAACAGGTGCCTGTACGCCGAGACCATGACGAGCGCCGCCGACGCGCCGACCGCCGAGTGCTGGGCCCGGTCGTACCTGCGGCTGCTCACCTGCCTGGCCGGCGACCCCGGCAGGCCCATGGCGGAGCACCCGCTGGTCGACGACGCCGAGCGCGAGCGCATCCTGCGCGGTCTCAACGTGTACGCCGTCCCCGAGGTGCGGCACAGCACGATGACGGGACCGTTCGAGGAGCAGGTGCGGCGCACCCCCGGCGCCGTCGCGCTGCTGGACGCGCACGGCACCACGGTCACCTACCGCGAGCTGAACGAGCGCGCGAACCGGCTGGCGCGCTTCCTCATCGGCCAGGGTGCGGGGCCGGGGAGCCGCGTGGGGATCTGCATGGAGCGCGGCATCGCGCAGGTCGTCGCGATCTACGCCGCGGTGAAGACCGGTGCCACGTACGTGCCGCTGGAGGCCGAGCTGCCGGACGCGCGGCTCGCGTACATGCTGGCCGACGTCGCGCCGGGACAGGTGCTCACCGACCGGGTCTGCCGCGACCGGGTCCCCGGCGGCGCGTGGCGCGTCGTGGACGTCGAGGACCACGGCCCGTGGCGGGACCTGCCGGCGAGCGACCCGGCGGTGGACGGCGGGCCCGGCGGCCTGCTCAACATCCTCTACACCTCCGGGACGACGGGCCGTCCCAAAGGGGTGGCCTATCCGACGGCCGGCGGGCTGGCGCACCTGGCGTGGATGCAGAGCCGGTACCCGTTCGGCCCCGGCGACCGCGCGCTGTTCAAGACCTCGCCGGGCTTCGACGTCTCCATCTGGGAACTGTTCTGGCCGCTCTACCACGGCGCGAGCCTGGTGATCTGCCCGCCGGGTGAGCACCGCGACCCGCGGCGCCTCGCGCGGCTGGTCGAGGACCACCACGTGTCCACGATCTTCCTGCCGCCGACCGTGATGGCCCCGTTCCTCGACCAGGTGTCGCCGGACCGGGCCGGCGCGTTGCGCTGGGCCATGTGCGGCGGCGAGCCGGTCACGCCGCGCGTACGGGACACCTTCCACGTCACGCTGCCGTCCGCGCGCCTGATCAACTGCTACGGCCCGACGGAGGCCGGCAACGTCACCGACATGGTGCTGCCGGCCGAACCCGGGGTGCCTGTGGTGCCGCTCGGCCGGCCCGCGGCCAACTTCCGTGTCACGTTGCTGGACGAGAACCTGGACCTGGTGCCGGTCGGCATGCCGGGTGAGGCGTACATCGGCGGCGAGGTCGGGCTCGCGCAGGCGTACTGGCGTGCGCCTGGCCGCACCGCGGAACGCTTCGTGGCCGACCCCTGCGGGCCGCCGGGTGCGCGCATGTACCGGACCGGTGACCTGTGCCGGTACCGGGACGACGGGGTGCTGGAACACCTCGGCCGCATCGACAGGCAGATCAAGATCCGCGGGCTGCGGGTCGAGCCAGGCGAGATCGAGTCGGTGCTCACCTCGCATCCCTCGGTCGCCGACTGCGCGGTCGTCGCGCACGGCACACCGGTGCGCCTGCTCGCCTTCGTGGTCCCCGCCGGCGTCGAGGGCCTGGACGTCGAGGCGATCGCCGCGCACGCGGCCCGCGACCTCGCCGAGCACATGCGGCCCGAGCGTGTCGTGCCGGTCCCGCGCATCCCCGCGACGGTGAACGGCAAGGTCGACAAGGACGCGCTGCTCGACGCGTTGGCGGCGGCCGACGATGACGACCGGCCGATGGTGCCACCCGCCGACGAGCTGGAGGCCGCCGTGGCCGACATCTACCGCCGCGTCCTGGACGTCGGCCCCGTGAGCATGCTCGACACCTTCGCCGCACTCGGCGGCCACTCCCTGCTCGCCTTCAAGCTGCTGGACGAGTGCCTGGAGAGGCTGCACGTACGGCCGGACGTGGCCGACCTGCTCGCCGGCAGCGTCCGCGACGTGGCGGCGTCGGTCAGGGCCGCGCGGTCCGGCCCCGCCGAGCCGGGAGACACCGCGTCCGCCGGGTGA